One genomic window of Euwallacea fornicatus isolate EFF26 chromosome 7, ASM4011564v1, whole genome shotgun sequence includes the following:
- the LOC136340298 gene encoding sialin-like isoform X1, with protein sequence MLQGWRLAVSKMFLIPQRYILGIMGFLAVVNAYTMRVVLSVAITEMTVDTIHNETLDTHSCLDDWQENSTTLHPIKSSNVYPWTSKQQGLILSSFYWGYVITHIPGGMIAERFGGKYSLGLGMLCTAIFTFITPFVIYATGGSWVSVVVVRVLEGLGEGTTFPALTTLLANWVPLKERSKIGTLVYAGSQIGTVVGNSVSGALIGATNDWAIAFYFFGAMGILWFIIWILLCYPDPQSHPFISDKEKTYLSKHISNLSNKEKVVPWKSILSSSAIWALVIAQIGHDWGFFTMVTDLPKYMKDVLHFNVKQNGIWSSIPYILMWVVSMSSGWLCDWIIHKGHMKICHARKFFTTLASMGPAIFIVIASYVGCDRMLAVGMFTIAMGFMGTFYCGMKVNALDLSPNYAGTIMAIVNGIGGLTGIIVPYLVGALTENHSQAEWRVVFWIAFGVFLVTNATFVIFGSGKVQPWNTNEGKEKSLESGYVMKAANATVTEKSKC encoded by the exons ATGTTGCAAGGATGGAGGCTTGCTGTATCAAAAA TGTTCCTAATCCCCCAAAGATACATCCTAGGTATCATGGGGTTCCTGGCCGTAGTAAACGCCTATACCATGAGGGTGGTGCTTTCGGTGGCTATAACCGAAATGACCGTTGATACCATTCACAACGAAACCCTTGATACCCACTCTTGTTTGGACGATTGGCAGGAAAACTCAACAACGCTTCACCCTATT AAGTCTTCAAATGTGTATCCTTGGACGAGCAAACAACAGGGATTAATCCTCAGTTCTTTTTACTGGGGATATGTAATTACCCATATACCAGGGGGAATGATCGCCGAGAGATTCGGCGGGAAATACTCATTAGGGCTAGGAATGCTTTGCACTgccatttttacttttatcacTCCTTTTGTGATATATGCCACGGGAGGTAGTTGGGTGTCGGTAGTGGTCGTGAGGGTTCTGGAGGGTCTTGGTGAG GGCACCACCTTCCCTGCCTTGACAACGCTTCTGGCTAATTGGGTCCCGTTAAAGGAAAGGTCGAAAATTGGTACTTTGGTATACGCAGGCAGTCAAATCG GTACTGTTGTCGGTAACTCCGTCAGTGGGGCCTTAATCGGAGCTACCAATGATTGGGCAATCGCCTTCTATTTCTTCGGAGCAATGGGAATCCTATGGTTCATCATATGGATACTGCTGTGCTATCCAGACCCCCAGTCCCATCCTTTCATCAGCGACAAAGAGAAAACTTATTTGAGCAAGCACATCT caAATCTCTCCAATAAAGAGAAGGTAGTACCGTGGAAATCGATTCTTTCCTCTTCGGCCATATGGGCATTAGTGATAGCTCAAATAGGGCACGATTGGGGGTTCTTTACCATGGTCACAGACCTGCCTAAATACATGAAAGACGTACTTCACTTCAACGTTAAACAAAATGGTATATGGTCCTCAATTCCTTATATCTTAATGTGGGTGGTATCCATGAGTTCCGGCTGGCTCTGCGACTGGATAATTCACAAGGGGCACATGAAGATATGCCATGCCAGGAAGTTCTTCACCACTTTAG CTTCAATGGGTCCAGCAATTTTCATAGTCATAGCATCCTATGTGGGCTGCGACAGAATGCTTGCAGTAGGGATGTTCACTATCGCAATGGGTTTCATGGGCACATTTTACTGTGGAATGAAGGTGAATGCTCTAGATTTAAGCCCTAATTATGCAGGGACCATTATGGCGATTGTGAACGGAATCGGAGGCCTGACAGGGATCATTGTGCCTTACTTGGTTGGGGCTTTAACTGAGAAC CATTCTCAAGCTGAATGGAGAGTAGTGTTCTGGATCGCTTTTGGGGTGTTCCTAGTCACCAACGCAACTTTCGTTATATTCGGAAGTGGGAAAGTGCAACCGTGGAACACGAATGAGGGGAAAGAAAAATCTTTGGAGTCGGGTTATGTGATGAAGGCTGCTAATGCGACTGTGACGGAGAAGAGTAAATGCTAA
- the LOC136340298 gene encoding putative inorganic phosphate cotransporter isoform X2 — translation MLQGWRLAVSKMFLIPQRYILGIMGFLAVVNAYTMRVVLSVAITEMTVDTIHNETLDTHSCLDDWQENSTTLHPISSNVYPWTSKQQGLILSSFYWGYVITHIPGGMIAERFGGKYSLGLGMLCTAIFTFITPFVIYATGGSWVSVVVVRVLEGLGEGTTFPALTTLLANWVPLKERSKIGTLVYAGSQIGTVVGNSVSGALIGATNDWAIAFYFFGAMGILWFIIWILLCYPDPQSHPFISDKEKTYLSKHISNLSNKEKVVPWKSILSSSAIWALVIAQIGHDWGFFTMVTDLPKYMKDVLHFNVKQNGIWSSIPYILMWVVSMSSGWLCDWIIHKGHMKICHARKFFTTLASMGPAIFIVIASYVGCDRMLAVGMFTIAMGFMGTFYCGMKVNALDLSPNYAGTIMAIVNGIGGLTGIIVPYLVGALTENHSQAEWRVVFWIAFGVFLVTNATFVIFGSGKVQPWNTNEGKEKSLESGYVMKAANATVTEKSKC, via the exons ATGTTGCAAGGATGGAGGCTTGCTGTATCAAAAA TGTTCCTAATCCCCCAAAGATACATCCTAGGTATCATGGGGTTCCTGGCCGTAGTAAACGCCTATACCATGAGGGTGGTGCTTTCGGTGGCTATAACCGAAATGACCGTTGATACCATTCACAACGAAACCCTTGATACCCACTCTTGTTTGGACGATTGGCAGGAAAACTCAACAACGCTTCACCCTATT TCTTCAAATGTGTATCCTTGGACGAGCAAACAACAGGGATTAATCCTCAGTTCTTTTTACTGGGGATATGTAATTACCCATATACCAGGGGGAATGATCGCCGAGAGATTCGGCGGGAAATACTCATTAGGGCTAGGAATGCTTTGCACTgccatttttacttttatcacTCCTTTTGTGATATATGCCACGGGAGGTAGTTGGGTGTCGGTAGTGGTCGTGAGGGTTCTGGAGGGTCTTGGTGAG GGCACCACCTTCCCTGCCTTGACAACGCTTCTGGCTAATTGGGTCCCGTTAAAGGAAAGGTCGAAAATTGGTACTTTGGTATACGCAGGCAGTCAAATCG GTACTGTTGTCGGTAACTCCGTCAGTGGGGCCTTAATCGGAGCTACCAATGATTGGGCAATCGCCTTCTATTTCTTCGGAGCAATGGGAATCCTATGGTTCATCATATGGATACTGCTGTGCTATCCAGACCCCCAGTCCCATCCTTTCATCAGCGACAAAGAGAAAACTTATTTGAGCAAGCACATCT caAATCTCTCCAATAAAGAGAAGGTAGTACCGTGGAAATCGATTCTTTCCTCTTCGGCCATATGGGCATTAGTGATAGCTCAAATAGGGCACGATTGGGGGTTCTTTACCATGGTCACAGACCTGCCTAAATACATGAAAGACGTACTTCACTTCAACGTTAAACAAAATGGTATATGGTCCTCAATTCCTTATATCTTAATGTGGGTGGTATCCATGAGTTCCGGCTGGCTCTGCGACTGGATAATTCACAAGGGGCACATGAAGATATGCCATGCCAGGAAGTTCTTCACCACTTTAG CTTCAATGGGTCCAGCAATTTTCATAGTCATAGCATCCTATGTGGGCTGCGACAGAATGCTTGCAGTAGGGATGTTCACTATCGCAATGGGTTTCATGGGCACATTTTACTGTGGAATGAAGGTGAATGCTCTAGATTTAAGCCCTAATTATGCAGGGACCATTATGGCGATTGTGAACGGAATCGGAGGCCTGACAGGGATCATTGTGCCTTACTTGGTTGGGGCTTTAACTGAGAAC CATTCTCAAGCTGAATGGAGAGTAGTGTTCTGGATCGCTTTTGGGGTGTTCCTAGTCACCAACGCAACTTTCGTTATATTCGGAAGTGGGAAAGTGCAACCGTGGAACACGAATGAGGGGAAAGAAAAATCTTTGGAGTCGGGTTATGTGATGAAGGCTGCTAATGCGACTGTGACGGAGAAGAGTAAATGCTAA